A portion of the Candidatus Dormiibacterota bacterium genome contains these proteins:
- a CDS encoding nuclear transport factor 2 family protein, whose amino-acid sequence MWFPEIGALLDMTDGDVAMMANVHDPQAGDVRGSAFSTLARESKAWFIAHRARSRSVATLLGKSRIVAEYVVDFERDGEAFDLPVAVVVDKGRDLLDVRIYHSQYPLLGTHAVRPPIVQPDVRANPSGVVDEYFNALASGDAERVVECYELDGYFREPSGARYVHRGRDVLLPFYRFMFSAGGGIPLRHCTVTEDAKTCAVEYVCDRWGSHDLPPQAGVAIYVRGPDGLITAAHVYDDVSAPLVG is encoded by the coding sequence ATGTGGTTTCCGGAGATCGGCGCGCTGCTCGATATGACCGACGGCGACGTCGCGATGATGGCCAACGTGCACGACCCCCAAGCCGGCGACGTGCGCGGCTCGGCCTTCAGCACGCTTGCGCGAGAGAGCAAAGCCTGGTTTATCGCGCATCGAGCCCGTTCGCGGAGCGTGGCGACGCTGCTGGGCAAATCGCGCATCGTCGCGGAGTACGTCGTCGATTTCGAACGCGACGGCGAAGCCTTCGATCTGCCGGTTGCGGTGGTGGTGGATAAGGGGCGCGATCTGCTCGACGTGCGGATCTACCACAGCCAATATCCGCTGCTCGGCACGCATGCGGTGCGGCCGCCGATCGTGCAGCCCGACGTGCGCGCGAACCCGTCGGGCGTCGTCGACGAATACTTCAACGCGTTGGCCTCGGGCGACGCCGAGCGCGTGGTGGAGTGCTACGAACTCGATGGATACTTTCGCGAACCCAGCGGCGCGCGATACGTGCACCGCGGACGCGACGTATTGTTGCCGTTTTACCGGTTTATGTTTAGCGCGGGCGGCGGCATTCCGCTACGGCATTGCACCGTCACCGAAGATGCGAAGACGTGCGCGGTAGAGTACGTGTGCGATCGTTGGGGCTCGCACGATCTGCCGCCGCAAGCCGGCGTCGCGATCTACGTGCGTGGCCCCGACGGCCTTATCACAGCGGCACACGTCTACGACGACGTGTCCGCGCCCCTGGTGGGCTAG
- a CDS encoding pyridoxal phosphate-dependent aminotransferase, giving the protein MLAVHKDRIANAVSRLVSENAFQVLARAREIEATGRRVVHMEVGEPDFDTPMHIKQAAVDSLMAHDTHYSPSAGMLDLRAVVADYATRFRKLSTPYTAENVTISPGAKPIIWNILSTILNPGDDFIYFDPAYPAYASASKYLQANVQAIPLLESRNWRFDLDELERRVSDKTKAVVINSPHNPTGGVLLKSDLERIAELAQKHDFLVIADEIYSRNFYLDAEYVSIASLPGMQERTIIVDGFSKAYAMTGWRLGYAIMPAELCKNVTLFNNNTFSCVTSFVQKAGIAALTGPDEPVQEMNATFRKRRDRLVEGLNKIPGMTCTLPEGAFYAFPNVQQITHDDKALASFLLEEGGVACGGGSSFGAAGKGYLRFSYAASLDDIDYALQQIAAVLPAFKA; this is encoded by the coding sequence ATGCTCGCCGTTCATAAAGATCGCATCGCCAACGCCGTCTCGCGTTTAGTTTCCGAAAACGCATTTCAAGTGCTCGCGCGCGCTCGTGAAATCGAAGCGACGGGACGTCGCGTCGTGCACATGGAGGTCGGCGAACCCGATTTCGATACGCCGATGCACATCAAGCAAGCGGCGGTCGATTCGCTGATGGCGCACGACACGCACTACAGCCCTTCGGCCGGCATGCTCGACCTGCGCGCCGTGGTCGCGGATTACGCAACGCGCTTCCGCAAACTCTCCACGCCCTACACGGCCGAGAACGTCACCATCTCGCCCGGCGCGAAGCCGATCATCTGGAATATCCTCTCGACCATCCTCAACCCGGGCGACGATTTCATCTACTTCGACCCGGCCTACCCGGCGTACGCGTCGGCCTCGAAGTACCTGCAGGCCAACGTGCAAGCGATTCCGCTGCTCGAATCGCGCAACTGGCGTTTCGATCTCGACGAACTCGAGCGCCGCGTTTCGGATAAAACCAAAGCCGTGGTGATTAATTCGCCGCACAACCCGACCGGCGGCGTGCTGCTCAAGAGCGATCTCGAGCGCATCGCGGAACTCGCGCAGAAGCACGATTTCTTGGTCATCGCCGATGAAATATACAGCCGCAACTTCTATCTGGATGCGGAATACGTCTCGATCGCCTCGTTGCCGGGCATGCAAGAGCGCACCATTATCGTCGACGGCTTTTCGAAAGCCTACGCGATGACGGGCTGGCGCCTGGGCTACGCGATCATGCCCGCGGAACTGTGCAAGAACGTCACGCTCTTCAACAACAACACGTTTAGCTGCGTCACGAGCTTCGTGCAAAAGGCCGGCATCGCCGCGCTTACCGGCCCCGACGAACCGGTGCAAGAGATGAACGCCACATTCCGCAAGCGCCGCGATCGATTGGTCGAAGGCCTCAACAAGATCCCCGGCATGACGTGCACGCTACCCGAGGGCGCGTTCTACGCGTTCCCCAACGTGCAGCAGATCACGCACGACGATAAAGCGCTCGCGAGTTTCTTACTCGAAGAGGGCGGCGTCGCGTGCGGCGGCGGGTCGTCGTTCGGAGCCGCAGGCAAAGGCTATCTGCGCTTCTCGTACGCCGCCTCGCTCGACGACATCGATTACGCCCTGCAGCAGATCGCCGCAGTGCTGCCCGCGTTCAAAGCCTAG
- a CDS encoding transposase yields MKRIETVRLYPTASQDAALHHALHVTRHLYNAALQQRKDAYRLRGVSVSMKMQYAEVTALRKESAHLAGVYREIEDAALRRLDLAMQAFFRRCKQGETPGFPRFKAARRWRQITYPHGDRALKFDATQHRVRIPGIGSVKLRKGRVVPPHGRAWLVCKLGRWYAQFECERAIEPLPETGHAVGLDCGVNVLLATSDGDLIANPRHVGKARLQVERAQRVVAKRKRRGKNRRKAIDTLARLHEKVARQRRDYAHKVSRALVDASDVLVLEDLRLRNMTRSAKGSFEEPGRKVAAKAGLNRALLDAGFGMIAQLIAEKAESAARSIIYVDPKYTSQTCAACGHIAKENRSGLQFVCVACLHADHADVNAAKVILQRAQKGPLASRAAVADGNDPRTMLSPSRPRLTLHDAA; encoded by the coding sequence GTGAAGCGCATTGAAACCGTGCGACTCTACCCAACCGCCTCTCAAGACGCGGCGCTTCACCACGCGCTCCACGTCACGCGCCATCTCTACAACGCTGCGCTCCAGCAGCGTAAAGACGCCTACAGGTTGCGCGGCGTGAGCGTCTCGATGAAGATGCAGTACGCAGAGGTGACGGCGCTGCGCAAAGAATCCGCGCATCTCGCCGGGGTCTATCGCGAGATTGAGGATGCGGCGCTGCGCCGCTTGGATCTCGCCATGCAGGCGTTCTTTCGGCGCTGCAAGCAGGGCGAAACGCCGGGCTTCCCGCGCTTCAAGGCCGCCCGCCGGTGGCGTCAGATCACGTACCCGCATGGCGATCGTGCGCTGAAGTTTGATGCCACGCAGCACCGCGTCCGGATTCCCGGTATTGGTAGCGTGAAGCTGCGCAAGGGGCGCGTCGTGCCGCCGCATGGCCGTGCGTGGCTGGTCTGCAAGCTCGGCCGCTGGTACGCGCAGTTTGAGTGCGAGCGCGCAATCGAGCCGCTCCCGGAAACCGGGCACGCCGTCGGTTTAGATTGCGGCGTGAACGTGCTACTCGCCACGAGCGATGGCGACCTCATCGCCAACCCAAGGCATGTTGGGAAGGCGCGGCTACAGGTCGAGCGGGCGCAGCGCGTGGTTGCCAAGCGCAAGCGGCGCGGGAAGAACCGGCGTAAGGCGATCGATACGCTCGCGCGCCTGCACGAGAAAGTCGCCCGTCAGCGCCGTGACTACGCGCATAAGGTCTCTCGCGCGCTTGTTGACGCGAGCGATGTGCTCGTGCTGGAAGACTTGCGCTTGCGCAATATGACGCGCAGCGCAAAGGGGAGTTTCGAAGAACCCGGCCGCAAGGTTGCGGCAAAAGCCGGGCTCAATCGGGCGCTGCTCGATGCGGGTTTTGGCATGATCGCGCAGTTGATTGCGGAGAAGGCTGAAAGCGCCGCCCGCAGCATCATTTACGTGGATCCGAAGTACACCTCGCAAACGTGCGCCGCGTGCGGGCATATTGCGAAGGAGAATCGCTCTGGGCTACAGTTTGTGTGCGTGGCGTGTTTACACGCCGACCACGCGGATGTGAATGCTGCGAAAGTGATTCTTCAGCGGGCCCAGAAGGGGCCTTTGGCGAGCCGCGCCGCAGTGGCGGACGGCAACGACCCAAGAACTATGCTGTCGCCGAGTAGACCTCGGCTCACGCTGCACGATGCAGCGTGA